Part of the Pseudomonadota bacterium genome, GCACAGCGGCGGGCTTGCCGAAGGTTGTGGAAAAGTGAAGGGGGGACGGCGTGCCGGCAGCCTTCGCGCTGGAGCCAGCCGAGGATGACGCGGCGGGCTCGGGCGACTGGGCCCCAGCCTCGCCGCAGCGCAGCGCGCAGACGGCCGCGATGAAGACGATGACCGATACGAGACGAAGGAAACGACGAATCATCAAGGCCTCTTCGGGGGAATCGGGCCGCCTCCCGGACGGTCGTTCGACGTGCTGGCGGCAAGGTAGCCCACGAACGGATCGGTGCGCCCCCCTTTCGGGATGAGCAGGAGCGAGGCGTTGCTGGCCAGCAGGCGCTGGATCTCGAGGATGTCGAACAGCGCGTCGGCCACCTGCGGGTCGCGCTGAGAGATCTCCTGCAAGGCCGCGCCCACGATCTGGGGACGAATGGCCGCTGCCCGGCCGAACTCCACCGACGCTTCGCGCTCCGCCGTGCTGGTGATGAGACTGACCTGGTTGGCGCCGTCCTGGCTGATGGAGCTCGTCACCTGGCGCAGCCGATTGGTGACCTTCTCCTCGATCTGGCGAATCATCACCTTGTCGCGAAAGTGCACCTTTCGCACGTAGACCGAGCCGAGCAGATACCCCCACTCGTGCGAGTGCGGCGAGACCTCGGCGCGCACCGTGCGGCTCATGGCGTGGCGGTTCTCGAGCATGTCAGACAGCTTCATGTTCGACAGGCACCGCACCGTGGCGCTGCTGACGTTGGCCGCAAGCGAGCCGCGGGGATTCACGTTCTTGAAGAGGTAGGCCAGCGGATCGCTGATGTACATCTCGTACCACACGCCGATGCCCATGGGGGCGCCTTCCTCGGAGTTCACCGGCTGGCTGCGCAGGTACTCCTGGTCGAGGCGCATGTCCACAACGTGACGGCGTCCCATGAGGCCGACCAGCAATGCCCGAGGGCCCAGCTCGAGAAACGGGATGTGCGCGCCCGGCTCGTCGATGATTCCGATGATCTGACCGGAGAACGTGTAGACCACGGCCTCACGCTCGTGCACCACGACGAACAGCCCCATCCACGCGAGCAGCCCGGCAAGGACAGGCTCGAGAATGAACAGCGCGATGAGGGTGAAGATGAATTCGTTCATGACTCCACCTCCAGAACCACGCGGCCGGCTTTTTCGATGAGGCCCAGGCGGAGGTTGCGCACGTAGTTGGGCACCGCGTTCGGCCCGCTCTGCTGGAGCCCTTCGAGCTGGTCGGCCATGGCGCGCAGAGGCTCGACCTCGGCCTGCGCTTTCAGGGTCTCGATCTCGACCGCGCGTCTCGACTGCACGATCTTCTGATCGGCCGCGGCCCGCGCCAGACTGATCTCCGACGAGACCTGGTTGTGCGCCGTGTTGATGGCCGCAAGCGCCGACTCCACATCATCCGGAGGGTCGATGCCGGTCACCAGGGCGGCGTTCAGCTTGATGCCGTAGCGCGCCTCGGACACGCTGGTCTCATGCTCCATGTGCTCGTTGAGGAGACGGAGGTTCTTGCGCAGATCGTTGATGGAGATGGCGCCGATGTTGTCATCGTCAGCCTGGGGCGACTCGAAGTTGGCAATGCGCTCACGCAGCACGGCGTGGATGTAGCCCATGATGTGGGCCCGCGGGTTCTTGATGCCGAAGAGAAACGCGTAGAGGTTGCTCTCTGAGACGGTGAAGCGTATCTGCCCCGACAGCTCGGTGTTCAGCTGGTCCTTGGTCACGGCCTCGAGAATCTGCCCGCCGCGGTTGGCCGATGGGTTCTCCGGGTCATACCCGAGGCTCACCGTCTCGGTGGCCACCGAGGCCTTGTAGACGCTCTCCCAGGGCCAGCGGAAGTACGGCCCACCCGGCGGGATCACCCGCACGCGCGGGTAGGCGTAGCGCTCCGCCTCGTCTGGCGAGAGAGCGGGATCCGGCGGGCTGCCCCTTTCCTCGAGGCGTTCGGCGCGCCCCCACACCGTCTTGACCGCGCGCTCGTTCTGCTCCACCGAGTAGAACCCGTTGAGCAGGCAGCGCACGACAAACCAGGCCAGGAACCCCAGTATCACTCCCGTCATGCAAACCGTCCTCCAGTTGTTTTGAACGCGCCAGCGCGCCAGGCTCGTGACAGTGGCCTGAAACGAGATTGCAGCCCACGCCGCGCGAGAAGATGGCGTTCGAACTCATTCCTTCGGCGTGATCTTGAAGCTGTTGAAGAACTTCCAGGCGCGCGTCGGAATCGACTTCTCGTGCGTGATGGCATAGGCTGAGTACACCGTCGTATGGTTCACGAAGTAACGTCCCCGATGAAGGCGGCCTTCAGGCAGAGTCAGCTCGTAATCACACGCCGCGAACTTGAACCCTTCGAGTTTGCGCATCCAGTTGGTCTTTCCATTCAGGGCCTTCGCCATGTTTGCGATGGACTCATCGAACGAGAGCTCAGACCAGTGAGATCCGTCGGTCAGCTTGCGAAAGTCAGTGGCGTGATACACGTCAACCATGTAGACCGTACCATCCGACAGGTCCTTGCAGACCCAGGTCTGAGAGAGGTAGGAATTGCCCGCGTCGTTTGTTCCCTTTTTTGATTCTGGTCCTTGCAGCGGAGCGGGAACACTCACTGAGAACTCTTCAGCCGTGAAGGTCTTCCACGACTCTGACCCATCGACCGGCATCTCGGCGTGACGCACGAAACGCAGCACATCACCAACCCTCGGCGTCCCCTTGAGGGTGCCCTTGGGAAGCAGGGTGCAAGAGCCCTTGCCCACCTTCACCACCATGGCCTCGCCGATGGGCTTCCCCTTCTGAACGATGGTGAAGATGTCACGAGACTCGACTGCGGCTTCTGGACCAAACGCGCCTCGAATCGTCGCCTCAGACGACGCATAGGCCGCCACGCTGCCCTCGGGATCAGCACCCTGCTGCTGCGCCCAGGCCCCCCCCACAAGTCCCAGACAGAGCATCAAGACCAGCACGCTCGAACGAACCCACATGAAAACGTTCTCCCCTCTGAAATCGACCGTTGACGAAGAGGTCACCGCTCATCGCACAACCGCCCACGCGACGCCTGGGTCGGAGGCGCCTTGAGCGGTCTGCCTGCGGTGCTGTAGAGTCGAAACGACTCGAAGAAGCGCGTGGCGGGGCGTCGGGGAACCTCGCGATACTCGGAGATCACGTACAGCTGATACCAACGTCGATCGGTGACGAAGATGCGAATACGTCCCCAGAGGTCGGTCAGCGTCACATCGCCCTCCACACCTTGCATCCCCTGAAAGACCAGGGGGCGTGAACCCGCCACACGATATTCGCGCTTCTTCAGCTCCTGACGCACTGCGTCACTGTTCTGCCGAGCCACGTCGCTCTCCAGGAAGCCGACCGGAATCTCGAACCACAAGACCTTGAAGGTGAGGCGGTGCGTTACGTCGGTGAAGCTCTCGATGTTCTCGGTGATGGTGAAAGGTCCACGCTTCTCGACATATCGGAAGCTCTCATGATGACGCGGGGCTGTGATGGTGAATCCGGCATCCGGATGGCTCCAGGCAATCCAGTCAGAAGCGCCCGCCGCAGGGGTCGCAGACCGTTCGACCACAAGGCGGTCACCCAGCCTGGGCGAGCCGAGAAAGCCCTCGCTGGGACCACCGCTGACACGGGTCGCGGTCACCGCGCGAACGACCACCTCACCGATGGCCTCACCGTCACGCTCGAGCGTGAACCTGTCACCCACTGCCGGCGTGCGCCCGCTGAAGCGGACGTCAAACGTACGATCGAGGTTTACACGAACCACGGTTCCGACCAGCGCATCGACACCCCAGGCGGGTGAGAGGGCCAGGAGCAGCAAGAGCAGCAATCCACCAGCGCAAAAAACGCGGAAAGACCCTGTTCCAATGTGGCGCATGACCCGCCGGATTCGACAGAAGGTCGGCTTTCCCTAGCCTTCGCACAATCGTAATCGCAGGTTCCTGCGACCCGCTCTAGAATCCCCTCCCCCCATGCGAACCTCATGGAGAAGCGCCGGAGACGTGAGCGCGTCTCTCGGCCTCACGTTCGACAACGTCGCCCAGCTCATCGTCTTCAGCGGCATCCTCATCAACGTGTTCGGCTATCCGGCCGATCTCGTGCTCACCCGCATGCTGCCCGGCACCGCATTCGGGGTGCTCGTGGGCGACGCGATCTACACCCTCATGGCCGTGCGCCTGGCGCGCCGCACGGGTCGCGACGATGTCACCGCCATGCCGCTGGGCATCGACACCGTGTCGCTGTTCGGGCTCACCTTCGGCGCGCTGGGCCCCGTGTACGCGCGCACCCACGACGCCATGCTCTCGTGGCACGCAGGCATGGCGCTCATGGTTTGCATGGGGCTCTTCAAGCTTGCCGTTTCGATGTTCGCGACACGCATCCGCGACATCGTACCGCCCGCGGCCATGCTGGGCACCCTCGGCGCCATCGGCCTCGTGCTCATCGCGTTCGTGCCGGTGCTCAAGCTCGTGACCGTGCCCGAAGTGGGCATCGTCGCGCTGTTCGCCACGCTGCTCGTGCTGCTGCGCCCACCCGCCTGGCGGGTTCCACCCGTTCTGGTCGTGGTGGCGGCGAGCGCCACGCTGTACGCCTGCGTGACAGCCGTGGGGCTCATCGGGCCGGCCACGACCGAAGGCGCGACAGGCTTCGCCCTCACCCTGCCCCTCCCCACCCTCGGATTCTTGAACGGCTTGAGTGCTGCGCTCCCCTACCTGCCCCTGGCCCTGCCCTTCGCCCTGGCCACCGTGGTGGGCGGCATCGACAACACCGCGTCCGCCGCGGCCGCGGGCGATGACTACGATCCGCGAGAGATCGTGGCCGTCGAGGGCGTCTCCACGTTGATCGCCGGACTCGTGGGCGGCGTGGTGCAGACCACCCCCTACATCGGGCATCCCGCCTACAAGCGCATGGGCGCGCGGGCCGGCTACACCCTGGCCACGGGCCTCTTCGTGGGGGTGGGCGGCATGTGCGGGCTGCTGGCGTGGACCGTGCACACCGTGCCCGAGGTCGTGGTGACCCCCATCTTGATCTACATCGGCCTCGAGATCGCGTCGCAGGCGTTCCACGGCGTGCCCACCCGCCACGCCCCCGCGGTGGCGCTCTGCTTCATTCCCGTGCTGGCTGATCTGCTGCAGATCGTGGGCGGCCAGCTGCTGGGCGGCGCCACGCCGCAGGGACCGGCGGCCGACCTGTGGAAGGCCGTGGGCCTGCTGTCGAACGGCTTCGTGTTCTCATCGCTGCTGCTGGGCGCGACCCTGTCGCTGCTCATCGATGCGCGCCCCCGCGCCGCGGCCGGCGTGCTCGGGCTGGCTGCCGTGGCCGCGCTCTTCGGGCTCATACACTCTCCCCTGCCCGGCGGCGCCCTGCTGCTGCCCTGGGCAGGTACAGACACCACGCCCTATACCTTCGCGGCGGGGTATGCCCTGGCCGCCCTCGTCGTGCTCCTCATCGGAGCACGTGAGACGCAAACCGACAACGGCGCAGGCTGAGGCGCCCGCTACGACGCCTGCTCCGCCCCCTGCTCGAGCATGGCCTGCAGCGCGCGGTAGTCGGTCTTGCCGCTGCCCAGCAGGGGAACAGCCTCGATGCGCTCGACCCGGCGGATGTTGTGCAGGGCCGAGAGACCCGCCTCGCGCAGCGCGCCGTTCGCCTTCTCACGATCGATGTCGCCCACCGTGTAGAGCACAAGCTCAGGGCGCTCACCCGCGGTGGCCACCACCGCCAGCGGAGGACCGTCATTCCCCGAAACAGGGAACGCCTTCAGCAGCACCGACTCGACCGCGGGCAGCGAGATCATCTCGCCCCCGAGCTTGACGAAGCGCTTTAGCCTTCCGCGAAAGGTGAAGATCCCATCGGCGGCCCGCGTCACCAGGTCGCCGGTGCGATACCAGCGCCGCCCCGCGTGCTCGACGAACGGATCCGGCGCTTCGCCGAGATAGCCGTTGAAGACAGTGGGACCCGCGAGCATGAGCATGCCCTGCTGCTCGTCGCCCACAGGCGCGTGGGTCTCGACATCGAGCACCACGTGCT contains:
- a CDS encoding SPFH/Band 7/PHB domain protein, producing the protein MNEFIFTLIALFILEPVLAGLLAWMGLFVVVHEREAVVYTFSGQIIGIIDEPGAHIPFLELGPRALLVGLMGRRHVVDMRLDQEYLRSQPVNSEEGAPMGIGVWYEMYISDPLAYLFKNVNPRGSLAANVSSATVRCLSNMKLSDMLENRHAMSRTVRAEVSPHSHEWGYLLGSVYVRKVHFRDKVMIRQIEEKVTNRLRQVTSSISQDGANQVSLITSTAEREASVEFGRAAAIRPQIVGAALQEISQRDPQVADALFDILEIQRLLASNASLLLIPKGGRTDPFVGYLAASTSNDRPGGGPIPPKRP
- a CDS encoding SPFH domain-containing protein — its product is MTGVILGFLAWFVVRCLLNGFYSVEQNERAVKTVWGRAERLEERGSPPDPALSPDEAERYAYPRVRVIPPGGPYFRWPWESVYKASVATETVSLGYDPENPSANRGGQILEAVTKDQLNTELSGQIRFTVSESNLYAFLFGIKNPRAHIMGYIHAVLRERIANFESPQADDDNIGAISINDLRKNLRLLNEHMEHETSVSEARYGIKLNAALVTGIDPPDDVESALAAINTAHNQVSSEISLARAAADQKIVQSRRAVEIETLKAQAEVEPLRAMADQLEGLQQSGPNAVPNYVRNLRLGLIEKAGRVVLEVES
- a CDS encoding MFS transporter: MRTSWRSAGDVSASLGLTFDNVAQLIVFSGILINVFGYPADLVLTRMLPGTAFGVLVGDAIYTLMAVRLARRTGRDDVTAMPLGIDTVSLFGLTFGALGPVYARTHDAMLSWHAGMALMVCMGLFKLAVSMFATRIRDIVPPAAMLGTLGAIGLVLIAFVPVLKLVTVPEVGIVALFATLLVLLRPPAWRVPPVLVVVAASATLYACVTAVGLIGPATTEGATGFALTLPLPTLGFLNGLSAALPYLPLALPFALATVVGGIDNTASAAAAGDDYDPREIVAVEGVSTLIAGLVGGVVQTTPYIGHPAYKRMGARAGYTLATGLFVGVGGMCGLLAWTVHTVPEVVVTPILIYIGLEIASQAFHGVPTRHAPAVALCFIPVLADLLQIVGGQLLGGATPQGPAADLWKAVGLLSNGFVFSSLLLGATLSLLIDARPRAAAGVLGLAAVAALFGLIHSPLPGGALLLPWAGTDTTPYTFAAGYALAALVVLLIGARETQTDNGAG